One genomic window of Salvia miltiorrhiza cultivar Shanhuang (shh) chromosome 4, IMPLAD_Smil_shh, whole genome shotgun sequence includes the following:
- the LOC131023229 gene encoding probable carboxylesterase 18, whose product MGNNNIESRRLPLLTRLKLLISVLIGYLTTRSDGTLNRRVLKLVDLKASAPATKLINTIPISTSDITIDPSRDLWFRLFIPTTPNSASLPLIVYFHGGGFTKYGPDSKVFDHLCSHVAARVPAVVASVNYRLAPEHKCPSQYEDGFDALKFIDARHYDVLPANADLGRCFIGGDSAGGNIAHHVTVRAVEQAEQFHKIRIVGMLGLQPFFGGQQRTESELRLTKAPMLSVESTDMYWREFLPVGADRNHPAANVANSEAAAALTNLDFPTSLWWLSIRMHFMASMHFRNCLSLLC is encoded by the exons ATGGGTAATAACAACATAGAATCGCGTCGGCTGCCATTGTTGACAAGATTGAAGCTGTTGATATCGGTATTGATCGGATATCTCACCACACGCTCCGACGGCACTCTCAACCGACGTGTCTTGAAGCTCGTAGACTTGAAAGCATCAGCACCTGCCACCAAGCTCATAAACACTATCCCTATCTCCACTTCGGATATCACAATCGACCCCTCCCGCGATCTCTGGTTCCGCCTCTTCATCCCCACCACGCCCAACTCCGCCTCACTGCCCCTCATTGTGTATTTCCACGGCGGTGGATTCACCAAGTACGGCCCCGACTCCAAGGTTTTCGATCATCTCTGCAGCCATGTAGCCGCGCGAGTCCCTGCAGTCGTAGCGTCTGTCAACTACCGCCTCGCCCCCGAGCACAAGTGCCCTAGTCAATACGAGGATGGCTTTGACGCCCTCAAGTTCATCGATGCACGACACTACGACGTTTTACCTGCCAATGCTGACCTCGGCAGATGTTTTATAGGAGGGGACAGTGCAGGTGGCAACATAGCTCATCATGTAACAGTTAGAGCAGTTGAGCAAGCTGAGCAGTTTCATAAAATAAGGATCGTCGGAATGTTGGGACTGCAGCCCTTTTTTGGAGGCCAACAGCGGACAGAGTCGGAGCTGAGGTTGACAAAGGCACCAATGCTTAGTGTGGAGTCGACGGACATGTATTGGAGGGAGTTTCTACCAGTGGGTGCGGACAGAAACCACCCCGCAGCCAACGTAGCAAACTCTGAGGCTGCTGCAGCTCTTACGAATCTCGACTTCCCAACTAGTTTG TGGTGGCTGAGTATCCGAATGCATTTCATGGCTTCTATGCATTTCCGGAACTGCCTGAGTTTGCTTTGTTGA